A section of the Vibrio vulnificus CMCP6 genome encodes:
- the hflX gene encoding ribosome rescue GTPase HflX, producing MFDRYESGERAVLVHVNFTQQGEWEDLAECEMLVSSSGVETLQVITASRQSPHAKYYVGEGKAQEIAQAVQLTGAEIVIFNHALSPAQERNLERLCQCRVIDRTGLILDIFAQRARTHEGKLQVELAQLRHISTRLIRGWTHLERQKGGIGLRGPGETQLETDRRLLRERIKAILRRLEKVAKQREQGRRARNRAEIPTISLVGYTNAGKSTLFNRITEAGVYAADQLFATLDPTLRKIELADVGPAILADTVGFIRHLPHDLVAAFKATLQETQEADILLHVVDASDERFRENIQAVHVVLEEINAHEIPTLVVMNKIDNMEDQRPRIERDDEGVPQVVWLSAMDGQGIDLLFEALTERLASSMVECQLRIPPQHQGRFRSTFFQMKCIQQEEYDQDGNLLIDIRMQQVDWSRLEKREGAVLSDFIVT from the coding sequence TTGTTTGACCGTTATGAATCCGGTGAGCGAGCCGTACTTGTTCATGTCAACTTCACGCAACAAGGCGAGTGGGAAGACCTTGCAGAATGTGAAATGTTGGTTTCTTCCTCAGGGGTAGAAACGTTACAGGTCATTACTGCAAGTCGTCAATCACCACACGCCAAATACTACGTCGGAGAGGGAAAGGCTCAGGAAATTGCTCAAGCTGTGCAATTGACCGGAGCTGAAATCGTGATATTTAATCACGCCCTCTCTCCTGCCCAAGAGCGCAACCTCGAAAGATTGTGTCAGTGTCGAGTCATCGACCGTACCGGTCTGATTCTGGATATTTTCGCCCAACGAGCTCGTACCCACGAAGGTAAACTTCAAGTGGAGTTGGCTCAGCTTCGACATATCTCTACTCGCTTAATTCGCGGTTGGACGCACCTTGAGAGGCAAAAAGGTGGTATTGGCTTGCGTGGACCTGGGGAAACTCAGCTTGAAACAGACCGCCGTTTACTGCGTGAGCGTATTAAAGCGATTTTGCGTCGTCTAGAAAAAGTAGCGAAACAACGTGAGCAAGGGCGCCGTGCCCGAAATCGTGCAGAAATTCCAACCATTTCTTTGGTCGGGTATACCAACGCAGGGAAATCCACCCTGTTTAACCGTATCACTGAAGCTGGGGTTTATGCTGCCGACCAATTGTTTGCGACGTTGGATCCGACTCTGCGTAAGATTGAACTGGCGGATGTAGGGCCAGCCATTTTGGCGGATACGGTCGGATTTATTCGACATCTACCACATGATCTGGTCGCAGCATTTAAAGCAACCTTGCAAGAAACGCAAGAAGCTGACATTTTGTTACATGTTGTTGATGCCAGTGATGAGCGTTTTCGTGAGAATATTCAAGCTGTTCACGTAGTACTAGAAGAAATCAATGCTCACGAGATACCAACACTCGTGGTGATGAACAAGATAGACAATATGGAAGACCAACGTCCACGTATTGAGCGCGATGATGAAGGGGTACCCCAAGTCGTCTGGCTTTCTGCGATGGATGGTCAAGGTATCGATCTTCTGTTTGAAGCGCTGACGGAACGTTTGGCTTCAAGCATGGTGGAGTGCCAGTTGCGAATCCCTCCACAACATCAAGGACGGTTTCGTAGTACATTCTTCCAGATGAAATGTATTCAACAGGAAGAATATGATCAGGATGGTAACTTGTTGATCGATATTCGAATGCAGCAAGTAGATTGGTCTAGACTTGAAAAAAGAGAAGGGGCAGTTTTGAGTGACTTTATCGTTACTTAA
- the hflC gene encoding protease modulator HflC → MRKLMIPVLVLVLATLLMSLFVIPEGERGIVVRFGRVLKDTNDVTRVYEPGLHFKMPLFDRVRTLDARIQTMDGRSDRFVTSEKKDVIIDSYVKWRIEDFGRYYLATGGGNTLTAEALLERKVTDILRAEIGAREIKQIVSGPRNGDVLPESVTSAEVSTEAARQALEIDGERDLIMSNVLKDTRESAMKDLGVHVVDFRMKKINLPDEISESIYRRMRAERESVARKHRSQGREKAEVIRAQAELEVATILAEADKTARVTRGEADAKAAKIYSDSYNKDPEFFSFMRSLKAYEKSFGTKSDILVLDPKSEFFQYMNNAKGAAAN, encoded by the coding sequence ATGCGTAAGTTAATGATCCCTGTACTGGTTCTTGTACTTGCAACCCTATTAATGTCGTTGTTTGTCATCCCAGAAGGTGAGCGTGGTATTGTGGTTCGTTTTGGTCGAGTACTCAAAGATACCAATGACGTTACCCGAGTTTACGAACCTGGTTTGCATTTCAAAATGCCGTTGTTTGATCGTGTGAGAACATTAGATGCACGTATTCAGACAATGGACGGACGTTCAGACCGTTTTGTGACGTCAGAGAAAAAAGACGTCATCATCGATTCGTATGTGAAATGGCGTATTGAAGATTTCGGCCGCTACTATCTTGCAACGGGCGGTGGCAATACGCTAACCGCAGAAGCGTTACTTGAGCGTAAAGTGACCGATATTTTACGTGCAGAAATCGGTGCTCGTGAGATCAAACAGATTGTGTCTGGTCCGCGTAACGGCGATGTGTTGCCAGAAAGCGTGACCAGCGCGGAAGTGAGCACTGAAGCGGCGCGTCAAGCTCTGGAGATCGATGGTGAACGTGACCTGATCATGTCGAATGTATTGAAGGATACGCGTGAAAGTGCCATGAAAGACTTGGGGGTTCACGTGGTGGACTTCCGTATGAAGAAAATCAATCTTCCGGATGAAATCAGTGAATCTATCTACCGTCGTATGCGTGCAGAGCGTGAGTCAGTTGCGCGTAAGCACCGTTCTCAAGGTCGTGAGAAAGCGGAAGTTATCCGTGCTCAAGCTGAGCTAGAAGTGGCGACTATTCTAGCTGAAGCGGACAAAACAGCGCGTGTCACACGTGGTGAAGCGGATGCTAAAGCAGCGAAGATTTACTCTGATTCTTACAACAAAGATCCTGAGTTCTTTAGCTTCATGCGCTCATTGAAAGCGTATGAGAAGTCATTTGGCACTAAGAGCGATATTCTTGTGTTGGATCCAAAGAGTGAGTTCTTCCAGTATATGAACAACGCAAAAGGCGCCGCAGCAAACTAA
- the motX gene encoding flagellar protein MotX has protein sequence MRLRTVAASLLLVLSAPFSKANVAEVGAPVPIYTEAELIKLIEQNKHLERVRADNCQLVEDIVARATRINLPAYEFLYGDMLAWGVCVEQDVELGLYYMENAAHQGLPAALEQLGRYYSRGTLVQQDKERAIPYLREAAAMGNLNARIHLAELLLRDYGSPLDYEDAYRWLYNSVTADQRQHQRISMLRQGLEQRMPENIIARAKRRDTFW, from the coding sequence ATGAGATTACGAACAGTAGCTGCTTCGCTGCTGTTGGTGTTGAGTGCTCCTTTTTCTAAAGCGAATGTCGCAGAAGTCGGAGCGCCCGTACCGATTTATACCGAAGCAGAGCTTATTAAGCTGATTGAGCAAAATAAGCACCTTGAGCGTGTGCGCGCGGATAATTGCCAGCTGGTGGAAGATATCGTGGCGCGGGCAACGAGAATTAACCTACCTGCGTACGAGTTCCTTTATGGTGATATGCTGGCGTGGGGTGTGTGTGTAGAGCAAGATGTTGAACTCGGGCTCTACTACATGGAAAACGCAGCCCACCAAGGGCTACCGGCAGCGTTAGAGCAACTGGGGCGCTACTATTCACGTGGTACCTTAGTGCAGCAAGACAAAGAAAGAGCGATTCCCTACCTTCGCGAAGCGGCGGCCATGGGTAACCTCAATGCGCGTATCCATCTTGCTGAACTGTTGCTGCGTGATTATGGCAGCCCTTTGGATTACGAAGATGCCTATCGCTGGCTCTACAACTCAGTCACTGCTGACCAACGTCAGCACCAACGAATTTCAATGCTGCGCCAAGGTTTAGAGCAGCGCATGCCAGAGAATATTATCGCCCGAGCGAAAAGGCGAGATACGTTCTGGTAA
- the hflK gene encoding FtsH protease activity modulator HflK — translation MAWNEPGNNNGNNGRDNDPWGNNNRGGQRPGGRDQGPPDLDEVFNKLSQKLGGKFGNKGGRGPSIGGGGAIGFGVIAVIAVLVWVFAGFYTIGEAERGVVLRLGKYDRIVDPGLNWRPRFIDEVTPVNVQAIRSLRSSGTMLTKDENVVTVSMDVQYRVADPYKYLFRVTNADDSLRQATDSALRAVIGDSLMDSILTSGRQQIRQSTQQTLNQIIDSYDMGLVIVDVNFQSARPPEQVKDAFDDAIAAREDEERFIREAEAYKNEILPKATGRAERLKKEAQGYSERTINEALGQVAQFEKLLPEYQAAPKVTRDRLYLDTMEEVYSSTSKVLIDSESSGNLLYLPIDKLAGQDSQTDTKRKTKSSSTYDQIQLESESSADNTQNTQSRSTGSRQGRY, via the coding sequence ATGGCGTGGAATGAGCCTGGAAATAACAACGGCAACAATGGCCGCGATAATGACCCTTGGGGTAACAATAATCGTGGTGGTCAGCGTCCGGGAGGACGAGACCAAGGGCCGCCGGATTTGGATGAAGTGTTTAACAAACTGAGTCAAAAGCTGGGTGGTAAGTTTGGCAACAAGGGAGGGCGTGGGCCTTCAATTGGTGGTGGCGGTGCAATTGGCTTTGGTGTCATTGCCGTTATTGCCGTACTTGTCTGGGTTTTCGCAGGCTTCTACACCATTGGTGAAGCGGAGCGTGGCGTGGTGTTACGTCTAGGCAAATACGATCGTATCGTTGATCCTGGTCTAAACTGGCGCCCACGTTTTATTGACGAAGTCACACCTGTGAACGTGCAAGCCATTCGCTCGCTGCGTTCATCAGGTACGATGCTGACTAAAGACGAAAACGTTGTGACGGTTTCGATGGATGTTCAGTATCGTGTTGCGGATCCTTACAAGTACCTGTTCCGAGTGACTAATGCGGATGACAGCTTACGTCAAGCGACAGACTCGGCACTACGTGCCGTGATCGGTGACTCATTGATGGACAGCATTTTGACCAGTGGTCGTCAGCAAATTCGTCAAAGCACTCAACAGACGCTAAACCAAATCATCGACAGCTATGACATGGGCTTAGTGATTGTGGATGTGAACTTCCAGTCGGCTCGTCCGCCTGAGCAAGTAAAAGATGCATTCGATGATGCGATTGCGGCGCGTGAGGATGAAGAGCGTTTCATTCGTGAAGCCGAAGCGTACAAAAATGAAATCTTGCCAAAAGCAACAGGCCGCGCAGAGCGTCTGAAGAAAGAGGCTCAAGGTTACAGTGAACGCACCATCAACGAAGCGTTGGGTCAAGTGGCTCAGTTTGAAAAGCTGCTGCCTGAATATCAAGCTGCACCGAAGGTTACGCGTGATCGCCTCTACCTAGATACGATGGAAGAAGTGTATTCAAGCACATCGAAAGTGCTGATTGATTCTGAATCAAGTGGCAACTTACTTTACTTGCCGATTGATAAGTTGGCGGGTCAAGACTCTCAAACGGATACGAAGCGTAAAACGAAATCATCTTCGACTTACGATCAAATCCAATTGGAATCAGAGAGCTCGGCTGACAACACTCAGAACACGCAGTCTCGTTCAACAGGTTCACGTCAAGGGAGATACTAA
- a CDS encoding DUF2065 domain-containing protein produces MSNSLWVALGLVLIVEGLGPLLAPRGWRNMVAQLSEQPDNQLRRIGGCLVVAGAVIAYMMS; encoded by the coding sequence ATGTCGAACTCACTTTGGGTGGCGCTTGGGCTGGTACTGATTGTGGAAGGATTGGGGCCATTGCTGGCTCCGAGAGGGTGGCGAAATATGGTAGCACAGTTAAGTGAGCAACCCGATAATCAGTTACGCCGCATTGGAGGCTGCCTTGTCGTGGCTGGTGCGGTTATCGCTTACATGATGAGTTAA
- the nsrR gene encoding nitric oxide-sensing transcriptional repressor NsrR, whose translation MQLTSFTDYALRTLIYLASLPDNEQTNITDVTELFGVSRNHMVKVINRLGQLNYIQTVRGKNGGIRLNRPAKTILVGEVVRDLEPLDLVNCSVEFCHITPACRLKERLYRAKLAFLAELDDCSIAELLDDNAELLILLQKA comes from the coding sequence ATGCAACTGACGAGCTTTACTGATTACGCCTTGCGCACCCTGATTTATCTCGCGTCGTTGCCGGATAATGAACAGACCAATATCACCGATGTGACTGAGCTATTTGGTGTTTCACGCAACCATATGGTCAAGGTGATCAACCGTTTGGGGCAGTTAAACTACATTCAAACCGTAAGAGGAAAAAATGGTGGGATCCGCTTGAATCGCCCGGCGAAGACGATTTTAGTTGGAGAGGTTGTGCGAGATTTGGAGCCGTTGGATCTTGTCAATTGCTCGGTGGAGTTTTGCCATATTACACCCGCATGCCGTTTGAAGGAGCGCTTATATCGCGCGAAGCTGGCCTTTTTGGCGGAGTTGGATGATTGCTCGATCGCTGAGCTGTTGGATGACAACGCAGAGCTCCTGATCTTGCTGCAAAAAGCCTAA
- a CDS encoding amidohydrolase, translated as MLKRNVIAAAIAGMSLFSSMSYAAQPADLMITDAMILTMNKDKVVYQNGTVVVKENKIIAVGDADVAKQYQAKQVLDVDGDIVMPGLINTHTHVSMTVFRSLGDDVPDRLHRYIFPLEAKLVSRDMVRIGANLGNVEMLKGGVTTYADMYYFEDEVAKTVDQIGMRAVLGQSVIQFPVADAKNADEGIQYALNFIDQYQDHPRITPAFAPHAPYTNTTETLQKIAKLSLEKNVPVLIHLAESTREQEKIAERSNGLSPVQYMHQIGALNANLVGAHMILVDDKDIELVKQADMGVAHNMSANIKSAKGVAPALKMYDENVRIGLGTDGPMSGNTLSTIDEFNQVAKVHKLVNHDRAAMPPLKVIDMATMGAAKALHMEDKIGSLEVGKLADIIVIDTKAPNMVPVYNPYSALVYSANSGNVRHAIVDGKLIMQERQINTVNEEQIRQEALAFTDIVRKTVLDSGEEIR; from the coding sequence ATGCTGAAACGTAACGTAATTGCTGCTGCCATCGCAGGCATGAGCCTGTTTTCGTCCATGAGTTATGCCGCACAACCTGCGGATCTTATGATCACCGATGCCATGATCCTCACCATGAACAAAGACAAAGTGGTGTATCAAAACGGCACTGTAGTGGTAAAAGAGAACAAAATCATCGCGGTGGGTGATGCGGATGTGGCAAAGCAGTATCAAGCAAAACAAGTGCTTGATGTCGATGGCGATATCGTAATGCCGGGTTTAATCAACACGCACACGCATGTGTCGATGACGGTATTTCGCTCATTAGGTGACGATGTGCCTGACCGCCTGCATCGCTACATTTTCCCATTAGAAGCCAAACTGGTGTCACGCGATATGGTGCGCATCGGCGCAAATTTGGGGAACGTTGAAATGCTCAAAGGCGGCGTAACGACCTACGCAGACATGTATTACTTCGAAGACGAAGTGGCGAAAACGGTCGACCAAATTGGTATGCGTGCCGTGCTTGGCCAGAGTGTGATTCAGTTTCCTGTCGCCGATGCCAAAAACGCAGATGAAGGCATTCAATACGCTCTGAACTTTATCGACCAATACCAAGATCACCCAAGAATTACCCCAGCGTTTGCACCGCACGCGCCCTACACTAACACCACAGAAACGCTACAGAAAATTGCGAAGCTCTCGCTAGAAAAGAACGTGCCTGTTTTGATTCACTTAGCCGAATCCACCCGTGAGCAAGAAAAGATTGCTGAACGATCAAACGGTTTATCACCGGTGCAGTACATGCATCAAATCGGCGCATTGAATGCCAACCTCGTCGGCGCTCACATGATTTTGGTCGACGACAAAGACATTGAGTTAGTGAAGCAGGCCGATATGGGCGTGGCTCATAACATGAGTGCCAACATTAAGTCCGCCAAAGGTGTCGCCCCAGCCCTCAAGATGTACGACGAAAACGTGCGTATTGGTTTGGGTACCGATGGTCCAATGTCGGGCAACACGCTGAGCACCATTGATGAATTCAACCAAGTGGCGAAAGTACACAAACTGGTCAATCACGATCGTGCAGCCATGCCACCACTCAAAGTGATCGATATGGCGACCATGGGCGCAGCAAAAGCACTGCATATGGAAGATAAAATCGGTTCTCTTGAAGTCGGCAAACTAGCGGACATCATCGTTATCGATACCAAAGCGCCAAATATGGTCCCCGTTTACAACCCATACTCTGCTTTGGTTTACTCAGCCAACAGCGGCAATGTGCGCCATGCCATTGTTGATGGCAAGCTGATCATGCAAGAGCGCCAAATCAACACGGTGAATGAGGAACAAATTCGCCAAGAAGCACTGGCCTTTACCGACATCGTTCGCAAAACCGTGCTCGACTCGGGCGAAGAGATTCGCTAA
- a CDS encoding adenylosuccinate synthase, translating to MANNVVVLGTQWGDEGKGKIVDLLTEDAKYVVRYQGGHNAGHTLVIDGVKTVLHLIPSGILRDNVKCVIGNGVVLSPEALIKEMKPLEERGIPVRERLFISEACPLILPYHVAMDQAREIARGKKAIGTTGRGIGPAYEDKVARRGLRVGDLFDMEAFAEKLKEVMEFHNFQLVNFYKAEAVSYEEVLEQARGYAELLTSMVIDVTDELDAARKRGDKIMFEGAQGTLLDIDHGTYPYVTSSNTTAGGVAAGSGFGPRYLGYILGIAKAYCTRVGAGPFPTELYDGQEKQDPVGKHLGTVGHEFGATTGRLRRTGWFDAVAMRRAIQINSVSGFCLTKLDVLDGLKELKICTGYQMEDGSVLEVSPMAAEAFEKVTPIYETMPGWSENTFGAKSLEDLPQAAINYIKRIEELTGVPVDIISTGPDRNETIVKVHPFES from the coding sequence ATGGCAAATAACGTAGTCGTTCTGGGCACCCAATGGGGTGACGAAGGTAAAGGTAAAATCGTTGACCTTTTGACTGAAGATGCAAAGTATGTGGTTCGCTACCAAGGCGGTCATAATGCTGGTCATACACTAGTAATCGACGGTGTTAAAACCGTTCTTCACTTAATTCCATCAGGTATCCTACGCGATAACGTAAAATGTGTTATCGGTAACGGTGTAGTACTTTCACCTGAAGCGCTAATTAAAGAAATGAAACCTCTTGAGGAGCGCGGTATTCCAGTTCGCGAACGCCTATTCATTTCTGAAGCTTGTCCTCTCATTCTTCCTTACCATGTTGCTATGGACCAAGCTCGCGAAATTGCTCGCGGTAAAAAAGCTATCGGTACAACAGGCCGTGGTATTGGTCCTGCATACGAAGATAAAGTGGCTCGCCGCGGTCTACGTGTTGGCGACCTATTCGATATGGAAGCGTTTGCAGAAAAACTAAAAGAAGTAATGGAATTCCATAACTTCCAGCTAGTGAACTTCTACAAAGCAGAAGCAGTAAGCTACGAAGAAGTGCTTGAGCAAGCGAGAGGCTATGCTGAGCTACTGACTTCAATGGTGATTGATGTTACTGACGAACTAGATGCAGCACGCAAGCGTGGCGATAAGATCATGTTCGAAGGTGCTCAAGGTACTCTGCTAGATATCGACCACGGTACTTACCCATACGTAACCTCTTCTAACACAACCGCTGGTGGTGTTGCAGCAGGTTCTGGTTTTGGTCCTCGTTACCTTGGCTATATCCTTGGTATCGCAAAAGCTTACTGTACTCGCGTAGGTGCTGGTCCATTCCCGACTGAGCTTTACGATGGTCAAGAAAAGCAAGATCCAGTGGGTAAACACCTAGGTACTGTTGGCCACGAGTTTGGTGCAACAACGGGTCGTCTACGTCGTACTGGTTGGTTTGACGCTGTGGCAATGCGCCGCGCAATCCAAATCAACTCTGTTTCTGGTTTCTGTCTAACCAAACTTGATGTTCTAGATGGTTTGAAAGAACTGAAAATCTGTACTGGTTATCAGATGGAAGACGGTTCTGTTCTAGAAGTTTCTCCAATGGCGGCAGAAGCGTTTGAGAAAGTGACGCCAATCTACGAAACCATGCCAGGTTGGTCTGAGAACACCTTCGGGGCCAAGTCTCTAGAAGATCTACCACAAGCGGCGATCAACTACATCAAGCGTATTGAAGAGTTGACTGGCGTGCCAGTAGATATCATCTCTACAGGCCCAGATCGTAACGAAACGATCGTTAAGGTTCATCCATTCGAATCTTAA
- the hmpA gene encoding NO-inducible flavohemoprotein: protein MLSENTINIVKSTAPLLAETGPKLTAHFYQRMFEHNPELKDIFNMSNQRNGDQREALFNAICAYASNIDNLPALLGAVEKIAHKHSSFLITADQYQIVGGHLLATIDELFSPGQAVLDAWAEAYGVLANVFIQREEQIYQDNQSQTGGWRGLREFELVEKQYESAHICSFVFKPVDGGSVVSFKPGQYLGIYINDEQFENQEIRQYSLSSSVRPDCYRISVKREEGGRVSNYLHDHLDVGSKVKLAAPAGDFFLDAAPTAPVVLISAGVGLTPTLSMLESLTEHQAPVTWIHATENGQQHAFKQHVKQLVETHPHFNSLVWYNQPNSDDKIGDDFQFSGWVNLHEIETVLKQADVQVYFCGPVGFMQFIAKQLLEMGVPEQQFHYECFGPHKVV, encoded by the coding sequence ATGCTCAGCGAAAACACCATTAACATTGTAAAATCGACCGCCCCCCTGTTGGCCGAAACAGGACCAAAACTGACCGCCCATTTCTACCAACGTATGTTTGAGCACAATCCTGAACTCAAAGATATCTTTAACATGAGCAACCAACGCAATGGTGACCAACGAGAAGCGTTGTTCAACGCCATCTGCGCCTACGCCAGCAACATTGACAATCTGCCTGCACTCTTAGGCGCGGTAGAAAAAATCGCTCACAAGCACTCCAGCTTTCTGATCACTGCCGATCAATATCAAATTGTCGGCGGTCACTTGCTGGCAACCATTGATGAACTTTTCTCTCCGGGGCAAGCTGTGCTCGATGCCTGGGCTGAAGCTTATGGTGTGCTGGCGAATGTCTTCATTCAGCGAGAAGAGCAAATTTATCAAGACAACCAATCGCAAACCGGCGGCTGGCGTGGCTTGCGAGAGTTTGAACTGGTCGAAAAACAATACGAGAGTGCGCACATCTGTAGCTTTGTCTTTAAGCCCGTCGATGGTGGCTCTGTCGTTAGCTTCAAACCAGGGCAATATTTAGGGATTTACATCAACGATGAGCAGTTTGAAAATCAAGAAATTCGCCAATACAGCTTGTCATCCTCTGTACGTCCTGATTGCTATCGCATTTCAGTGAAACGTGAAGAAGGCGGCCGAGTCTCTAACTATCTGCACGATCATCTCGACGTTGGCAGCAAAGTCAAACTCGCGGCGCCTGCCGGTGACTTTTTCCTTGATGCCGCGCCAACGGCACCAGTCGTGCTTATCTCTGCGGGTGTCGGCCTCACGCCAACACTTTCTATGCTTGAAAGCCTAACCGAGCATCAAGCGCCGGTGACTTGGATTCATGCAACTGAAAATGGCCAACAACACGCATTTAAACAACACGTCAAACAATTGGTTGAAACGCATCCGCATTTCAATTCGTTAGTTTGGTACAACCAACCAAACTCAGACGATAAAATCGGTGACGATTTCCAGTTCAGTGGATGGGTGAACCTGCATGAGATTGAAACCGTCCTCAAACAGGCTGATGTACAAGTGTACTTCTGTGGCCCTGTTGGCTTTATGCAGTTTATAGCCAAACAATTGCTTGAGATGGGAGTGCCTGAACAACAGTTCCATTACGAATGTTTTGGCCCACACAAAGTGGTTTAG